In a single window of the Chiloscyllium punctatum isolate Juve2018m chromosome 25, sChiPun1.3, whole genome shotgun sequence genome:
- the LOC140495958 gene encoding E3 ubiquitin-protein ligase MSL2-like isoform X2 codes for MRMQNRSGETGCLLAERFRAHLWDTYTNQPHHSMAEFFNSALPLHQGHAGNLLKNPVGPKKSACQHSVCNSCIGQKMQIRPCSWCKDHGTFVENEQLHILLTCYKKLCDYIASSAILENISEKDTSPVNLNILLEEGMMLVHKEMDSSVFKEVESSVLCCTEKAMKIISKLTPLKMVQTSVITNQPIGFADASFKDRKKAVHVFTRKVYKQTISLKNHDGCNVENTEDDSVIHMSSEQIPISYMPSSNKSSFNLKKPTDTKHSIVTEKLKNMVKSYNAKYKTVKRLGNQECGSSMKSVCKKPRGKTGCKCGRAACAPSVLTCRGQRCPCYANHRSCLDCICHGCNNSYMENGTKKLESFAVPEIAHKQSRLLKSVGSSIPVDLSKQM; via the exons ATGCGGATGCAAAATCGGAG tggggagacaggatgcctactcgcagagcgcttcagagctcatctctgggacacctacaccaaccaaccccaccactccATGGCTGAATTCTTCAACTCcgccctcccactccaccaaggacatgcag GTAACCTACTGAAAAATCCAGTTGGTCCAAAAAAGTCTGCCTGCCAACATTCTGTATGTAACAGTTGTATAGGACAGAAAATGCAAATAAGGCCTTGTAGTTGGTGCAAAGATCATGGAACATTTGTGGAAAATGAGCAACTTCATATTCTTCTAACCTGTTACAAGAAACTTTGTGACTATATAGCCAGTTCTGCCATATTGGAGAATATTTCAGAAAAAGATACTTCACCAGTTAACCTAAATATTTTGTTAGAAGAGGGTATGATGTTGGTGCACAAAGAAATGGATTCCAGTGTGTTCAAAGAAGTGGAGTCTAGTGTGTTGTGTTGCACAGAAAAAGCTATGAAAATAATAAGCAAATTGACTCCACTTAAAATGGTACAAACATCTGTTATCACCAATCAACCAATTGGTTTTGCTGATGCCAGTTTTAAAGACAGGAAGAAAGCTGTTCATGTCTTTACCAGAAAGGTTTATAAACAAACCATTTCACTGAAAAATCATGATGGATGTAATGTTGAAAATACAGAGGATGACAGTGTAATTCACATGTCTTCTGAACAAATTCCTATATCATATATGCCATCATCCAACAAAAGTTCATTTAACTTGAAGAAACCTACTGATACTAAACACAGTATTGTCACTGAAAAGTTGAAGAATATGGTGAAAAGTTACAATGCTAAGTACAAAACTGTAAAGAGGCTTGGTAATCAGGAATGTGGTAGTTCAATGAAATCTGTATGCAAAAAGCCAAGAGGGAAAACTGGGTGCAAATGTGGTCGTGCAGCATGTGCTCCCAGTGTTCTCACTTGCAGGGGACAGCGGTGTCCATGTTATGCAAATCATAGGTCTTGTCTAGACTGTATCTGTCATGGATGTAATAATTCCTACATGGAAAATGGCACTAAGAAATTGGAATCTTTTGCTGTACCAGAAATAGCTCATAAGCAGAGCCGATTGCTGAAAAGTGTTGGTAGTTCAATTCCAGTTGATCTCTCAAAacaaatgtaa
- the LOC140495958 gene encoding E3 ubiquitin-protein ligase MSL2-like isoform X1, whose translation MSQGDPIRIRGAVRAREFVGGKSRFSLAVRPASGLSSILSSRSAWGMMNPVCATEIYVAACRCAMLLSASSGAEVERVRADLCRLLPYLRQSLSCAVCGNLLKNPVGPKKSACQHSVCNSCIGQKMQIRPCSWCKDHGTFVENEQLHILLTCYKKLCDYIASSAILENISEKDTSPVNLNILLEEGMMLVHKEMDSSVFKEVESSVLCCTEKAMKIISKLTPLKMVQTSVITNQPIGFADASFKDRKKAVHVFTRKVYKQTISLKNHDGCNVENTEDDSVIHMSSEQIPISYMPSSNKSSFNLKKPTDTKHSIVTEKLKNMVKSYNAKYKTVKRLGNQECGSSMKSVCKKPRGKTGCKCGRAACAPSVLTCRGQRCPCYANHRSCLDCICHGCNNSYMENGTKKLESFAVPEIAHKQSRLLKSVGSSIPVDLSKQM comes from the exons ATGTCCCAAGGTGATCCAATCAGAATAAGAGGAGCTGTTCGGGCGCGGGAATTTGTGGGCGGGAAGTCTCGCTTCTCGCTCGCCGTTCGTCCCGCCTCTGGATTGTCGTCCATTTTGTCCTCACGCTCAGCGTGGGGAATGATGAATCCGGTGTGCGCTACTGAGATTTACGTCGCCGCCTGCCGATGTGCGATGCTGCTGTCGGCGAGCAGCGGTGCCGAGGTGGAGCGGGTGCGGGCGGACCTGTGTCGGCTGCTTCCCTACCTGCGCCAGTCGCTTTCGTGCGCCGTGTGTG GTAACCTACTGAAAAATCCAGTTGGTCCAAAAAAGTCTGCCTGCCAACATTCTGTATGTAACAGTTGTATAGGACAGAAAATGCAAATAAGGCCTTGTAGTTGGTGCAAAGATCATGGAACATTTGTGGAAAATGAGCAACTTCATATTCTTCTAACCTGTTACAAGAAACTTTGTGACTATATAGCCAGTTCTGCCATATTGGAGAATATTTCAGAAAAAGATACTTCACCAGTTAACCTAAATATTTTGTTAGAAGAGGGTATGATGTTGGTGCACAAAGAAATGGATTCCAGTGTGTTCAAAGAAGTGGAGTCTAGTGTGTTGTGTTGCACAGAAAAAGCTATGAAAATAATAAGCAAATTGACTCCACTTAAAATGGTACAAACATCTGTTATCACCAATCAACCAATTGGTTTTGCTGATGCCAGTTTTAAAGACAGGAAGAAAGCTGTTCATGTCTTTACCAGAAAGGTTTATAAACAAACCATTTCACTGAAAAATCATGATGGATGTAATGTTGAAAATACAGAGGATGACAGTGTAATTCACATGTCTTCTGAACAAATTCCTATATCATATATGCCATCATCCAACAAAAGTTCATTTAACTTGAAGAAACCTACTGATACTAAACACAGTATTGTCACTGAAAAGTTGAAGAATATGGTGAAAAGTTACAATGCTAAGTACAAAACTGTAAAGAGGCTTGGTAATCAGGAATGTGGTAGTTCAATGAAATCTGTATGCAAAAAGCCAAGAGGGAAAACTGGGTGCAAATGTGGTCGTGCAGCATGTGCTCCCAGTGTTCTCACTTGCAGGGGACAGCGGTGTCCATGTTATGCAAATCATAGGTCTTGTCTAGACTGTATCTGTCATGGATGTAATAATTCCTACATGGAAAATGGCACTAAGAAATTGGAATCTTTTGCTGTACCAGAAATAGCTCATAAGCAGAGCCGATTGCTGAAAAGTGTTGGTAGTTCAATTCCAGTTGATCTCTCAAAacaaatgtaa